A section of the Prevotella melaninogenica genome encodes:
- a CDS encoding glycosyltransferase family 2 protein — MKVAIVILNWNGRSMMEQYLPSVLNYSRDEAEVIIADNASTDDSVAWLKTTYPHVRVIELAENYGFAEGYNRALKQVDSEYYVLLNSDVEVTHHWLTPLIEEMDAHEDIAACQPKLLSVANRDAFEYAGASGGFIDRYGYPFCRGRIFDTVEDDNGQYDNAEEVLWATGACLMIRAKDYWAAGGLDGRFFAHNEEIDLCWRLHQMGRRIFCFPESYVYHVGGGTLPKSNPRKTFLNFRNNLTMLWKNLPEDELKHVMRVRWFLDYLAAFQTLILNRNWGEFKAIFSARRAFKKWRHEFERLPIRLDGVVKHRENLPLCTNDGRKKYALLWQYYVKGRKFFSSLSE, encoded by the coding sequence ATGAAAGTAGCGATAGTCATATTGAACTGGAATGGACGAAGCATGATGGAGCAATATCTCCCTTCTGTGCTGAATTATTCACGTGATGAGGCAGAGGTTATCATAGCCGACAATGCTTCAACAGATGACTCTGTCGCATGGCTGAAAACAACCTATCCACATGTTCGAGTGATAGAATTAGCTGAGAACTATGGCTTTGCAGAGGGGTATAATCGTGCACTAAAGCAAGTAGACAGCGAGTATTACGTGTTGTTAAACAGTGATGTTGAGGTGACGCACCACTGGCTTACACCCCTCATCGAGGAGATGGATGCCCATGAGGATATAGCAGCTTGTCAGCCAAAGCTACTCTCTGTTGCTAATCGTGACGCTTTTGAGTATGCTGGTGCATCGGGAGGTTTCATTGATCGTTATGGCTATCCGTTCTGTCGTGGACGCATCTTTGACACGGTGGAGGATGATAATGGACAATATGACAATGCGGAAGAGGTCCTCTGGGCAACAGGTGCTTGCTTGATGATACGTGCTAAGGACTATTGGGCTGCAGGCGGATTAGACGGCAGATTCTTTGCCCATAATGAGGAAATCGATCTCTGTTGGCGACTGCATCAGATGGGTAGGCGCATCTTTTGTTTCCCAGAAAGCTATGTTTATCACGTTGGAGGCGGCACATTGCCTAAGTCAAACCCACGTAAAACCTTTCTAAACTTCCGTAATAACTTGACCATGTTATGGAAGAACTTGCCAGAAGATGAGTTGAAACATGTCATGCGTGTACGATGGTTCTTAGACTATTTAGCTGCATTTCAAACGCTGATTCTGAATCGTAATTGGGGTGAATTTAAGGCGATTTTCTCAGCTCGTAGGGCTTTTAAAAAGTGGCGACATGAGTTTGAGAGATTACCTATTCGTCTTGATGGAGTGGTAAAACATCGAGAAAATCTCCCTTTATGCACAAATGATGGACGTAAGAAATATGCCCTTCTTTGGCAATATTACGTGAAGGGTCGTAAGTTTTTTAGTTCCTTATCTGAATGA
- a CDS encoding gliding motility protein GldB, with translation MRYLYFILLVVLFTCVGCQFKLSSDDVNDNSLLLEIDRYDRLEYRYLTTGDFSALQQMNTEYPIETRTLIEDVVKIGEITDPDINTKFLKFYQDTTLQSVIAAVESEFANTEDLDHQFSTAFKHLKQALPNITIPRVYAQISALDQSVVVGNGTIGISLDKYLGPNYPLYAKFYSPTQRKQMSREYILPDCMTFYLMSIYPLQHFESRPQLERDLQIGKIQWIVNQIMTKRIYHSRYEEAVDNYMKKNPKTSYEELLRMTDFSKFTVVES, from the coding sequence GTGAGATATCTCTATTTCATATTATTAGTTGTTCTGTTCACCTGTGTAGGCTGTCAGTTCAAACTTTCATCTGATGACGTGAATGATAATTCACTGTTATTAGAGATAGATCGCTATGACCGTTTGGAATATCGTTACTTGACAACAGGTGACTTCTCTGCACTTCAGCAGATGAATACAGAGTATCCGATAGAGACCCGTACACTGATAGAAGATGTTGTAAAGATAGGTGAGATAACCGATCCAGACATTAATACAAAGTTCCTGAAGTTCTATCAAGACACAACCTTACAGTCAGTCATTGCTGCTGTAGAGTCGGAGTTTGCGAATACAGAAGACCTTGATCATCAGTTTAGTACAGCTTTCAAACATCTGAAGCAGGCTTTGCCAAACATAACAATTCCAAGAGTCTATGCACAGATCTCGGCTTTAGACCAAAGTGTTGTTGTGGGTAATGGTACTATCGGTATCTCGCTCGACAAGTACCTCGGTCCTAATTACCCTTTGTATGCGAAGTTCTATTCGCCAACACAGCGTAAGCAGATGTCACGTGAATACATTCTTCCAGATTGTATGACATTCTATTTGATGAGTATCTACCCTTTACAGCATTTCGAGTCACGTCCGCAGTTAGAGCGCGACTTGCAGATTGGCAAGATACAATGGATTGTTAATCAGATAATGACAAAGCGTATCTATCACAGTCGATACGAGGAAGCCGTAGATAACTATATGAAGAAGAATCCTAAGACCTCATACGAGGAACTGCTTCGTATGACAGATTTCTCCAAATTTACTGTTGTGGAGAGTTAA
- a CDS encoding carboxypeptidase-like regulatory domain-containing protein, which yields MDKGRAICKVLKDVRQKIANENGISYHPEECHHKGECTGTCPGCEKEIRYLEEQLKNKQHSGFGLKVAGIAAGVCVTVLPMAAMVQPERNTNPDLTAKTIKNDSIRAEDLTNGHPDAVLLRGQVFDAKTKETVIGAVVESKDTKKRTVTAIEGDYAVKVLPTDTLEVIAVGYYKMSVTVKELLDKKNNDIYITEDSAMMNEIIVLGGCDKMFGKHKAKKGPKSHKEKKCNKK from the coding sequence ATGGACAAGGGTAGAGCTATTTGTAAGGTATTGAAGGATGTCCGTCAGAAAATAGCAAATGAGAATGGAATAAGCTATCATCCTGAAGAGTGCCACCATAAGGGTGAATGTACAGGTACGTGCCCTGGTTGTGAGAAGGAAATCCGTTACCTTGAAGAACAACTGAAGAACAAGCAGCATAGTGGTTTTGGTTTGAAGGTGGCAGGTATCGCAGCTGGTGTCTGTGTAACTGTATTGCCAATGGCTGCTATGGTACAACCTGAGCGTAATACAAACCCTGACTTGACGGCTAAGACGATAAAGAATGATTCTATAAGAGCAGAAGACCTGACCAATGGTCACCCTGATGCTGTGCTTTTACGCGGTCAAGTATTCGATGCAAAGACAAAGGAGACTGTTATTGGAGCCGTTGTTGAGTCGAAGGACACAAAGAAAAGAACTGTCACCGCTATTGAGGGCGACTATGCTGTGAAAGTTCTGCCAACTGATACACTGGAGGTGATAGCTGTTGGTTATTATAAAATGAGTGTGACGGTTAAAGAACTCTTAGATAAAAAGAATAATGATATTTATATCACTGAGGACTCGGCGATGATGAATGAAATTATAGTCTTGGGTGGATGCGATAAAATGTTCGGGAAGCATAAGGCGAAGAAAGGACCTAAGTCGCATAAGGAAAAGAAGTGTAATAAGAAATAA
- a CDS encoding carboxypeptidase-like regulatory domain-containing protein, protein MDKGRAICKVLKDVRQKIANENGISYHPEECHHKGECTGTCPGCEKEIRYLEEQLKNKQHSGFGLKVAGIAAGVCVSVLPMMAMVQPERKSNPDQKTPVVKKDSVKVVDLTNGHPDAVLLRGQVLDAKTKDTIIGAVVMLKGSMSPNGLGTCTNQDGWYAVKALPTDTLEANFVGCHKSFLTVKELLATKDKTIYLEQDTTNWHKIITVGGIEGTSGKHHPKKGAKSHKEKNKKKCK, encoded by the coding sequence ATGGACAAGGGTAGAGCTATTTGTAAGGTATTGAAGGATGTCCGTCAGAAGATTGCAAATGAGAATGGAATAAGCTATCATCCTGAGGAGTGCCACCATAAGGGCGAATGTACAGGTACGTGTCCTGGTTGTGAGAAAGAAATCCGTTACCTTGAAGAACAACTAAAGAACAAGCAGCATAGTGGTTTTGGATTGAAGGTGGCTGGTATCGCAGCTGGCGTTTGTGTGAGCGTATTACCAATGATGGCTATGGTGCAGCCTGAGAGAAAGAGTAATCCTGATCAGAAGACTCCGGTTGTAAAGAAGGATAGTGTAAAAGTGGTAGACCTGACCAATGGTCACCCTGATGCTGTGCTTTTACGTGGACAGGTGCTTGATGCAAAGACAAAGGATACTATTATTGGAGCCGTTGTTATGTTGAAAGGGTCAATGTCACCAAATGGATTGGGGACGTGTACCAATCAGGATGGTTGGTATGCAGTGAAAGCTCTACCAACCGACACTTTAGAGGCAAACTTCGTAGGCTGTCATAAGTCTTTTTTGACGGTTAAAGAGCTGTTAGCGACAAAGGATAAGACGATTTATCTTGAGCAGGATACTACCAATTGGCATAAGATTATCACCGTTGGGGGCATAGAAGGAACATCAGGGAAGCATCATCCTAAGAAAGGAGCTAAGTCGCATAAGGAGAAAAATAAAAAGAAGTGTAAGTAA
- a CDS encoding carboxypeptidase-like regulatory domain-containing protein: protein MVKGKSTCKLLKDIRQQIADANGISYQPKECHYKGDCAGTCPACEEEIRYLEHELKARKGNGFGMKVAGIAAGICATVMPMTAAAQGVKPDSTANRPVRTAKKGDVKVVDLSEGCASPVVVRGMVIGSDDKEPVIGASVFIDGTNKGDVTNIDGQFALKVPPDTSLVISYIGYKTKKVHVSYLLHSDNNVIVLEDSREPMLDGIVAIATLPTCKGENKRNKDNVSGRRTDKPKSHKEKNKKKCK from the coding sequence ATGGTAAAAGGGAAGAGTACTTGTAAGCTATTGAAGGATATTCGGCAGCAGATAGCGGATGCGAATGGTATCAGCTATCAGCCTAAGGAGTGTCATTACAAGGGAGATTGTGCAGGTACTTGTCCTGCTTGTGAGGAGGAGATACGTTATCTTGAACATGAGTTAAAGGCACGTAAGGGTAATGGCTTTGGTATGAAGGTAGCTGGTATCGCTGCAGGTATCTGCGCTACGGTAATGCCGATGACTGCTGCTGCGCAAGGCGTTAAGCCCGATAGTACGGCTAATCGTCCTGTGCGTACAGCCAAGAAAGGCGATGTAAAGGTAGTAGACCTTTCTGAAGGTTGTGCATCACCTGTGGTTGTACGTGGAATGGTCATTGGTAGTGATGATAAAGAACCTGTAATAGGTGCTTCTGTTTTTATAGACGGAACAAACAAAGGTGATGTAACAAATATTGATGGACAGTTTGCCTTGAAAGTACCACCAGACACTTCTTTGGTTATTTCATATATCGGATACAAGACAAAGAAGGTTCATGTAAGCTATCTTTTGCATTCTGATAATAATGTTATAGTGCTTGAGGATAGTAGAGAGCCAATGTTAGATGGCATTGTAGCAATAGCTACACTACCTACCTGTAAAGGTGAAAATAAACGTAATAAAGATAACGTGAGTGGTCGTAGAACTGATAAGCCTAAGTCGCATAAGGAGAAGAATAAAAAGAAGTGTAAGTAA